In the Erythrolamprus reginae isolate rEryReg1 unplaced genomic scaffold, rEryReg1.hap1 H_18, whole genome shotgun sequence genome, one interval contains:
- the LOC139155402 gene encoding olfactory receptor 14C36-like, which translates to MENQTRVDGFFLHGFPDTEKLRIFHVIIFLVIYLVVLIENLIIITVVLSSYQLHSPMYFFLANLSFQDLGSISVTVPKSMLNSLMNTEAISYAGCFCQVFFFDFFVISHLFLLVVMAYDRYVAICKPLHYETVMNKRACIQMVTSTLISGLFFSILYTGNLLTLDFCSRIINQFFCEIPPLLKISCSDSYIAEELALIFGSCVGFILFVLIVFSYVKIFRVVLQIPTIQGKQKAFSTCLPHLIVICLYMASASLAYFSPTSSSSSALDPVISIFYCVVPPIMNPLIYSMRNSELKMAFWKLFLNICPHSLCKNNSQI; encoded by the coding sequence ATGGAAAATCAGACAAGAGTTGATGGATTCTTTTTGCACGGATTCCCTGACACTGAGAAACTTCGGATATTTCATGTTATAATTTTTTTAGTAATTTATTTGGTGGTCCTCATTGAAAACTTGATTATCATCACTGTCGTTCTTTCTAGCTATCAACTTCACTCACCCATGTATTTTTTTCTAGCCAACTTATCTTTCCAAGATCTTGGCTCCATCTCTGTCACAGTTCCCAAGTCTATGTTGAATTCTTTGATGAACACTGAAGCTATTTCTTATGCTGGGTGTTTCTGTCAAGTTTTTTTCTTCGATTTTTTTGTGATATCTCATCTCTTCCTCCTTGTTGTCATGGCATATGATCGTTATGTAGCAATTTGCAAGCCATTACATTATGAAACAGTAATGAACAAAAGAGCTTGCATCCAAATGGTAACTAGTACCTTGATTAGTGgtctttttttttcaatactCTATACAGGAAATTTACTCACATTGGATTTCTGTTCCAGAATCATCAATCAGTTCTTCTGTGAAATCCCACCATTGCTCAAGATCTCTTGCTCTGACTCTTACATTGCAGAAGAATTGGCACTTATCTTTGGTTCTTGTGTAGGGTTCATTCTATTTGTTCTAATTGTGTTTTCATATGTTAAGATTTTCAGAGTAGTTTTGCAAATCCCCACTATCCAAGGGAAGCAAAAGGCCTTCTCTACTTGTTTACCCCATCTTATAGTCATTTGTCTATATATGGCAAGTGCTAGCCTTGCTTATTTCAGTCCAACCTCTAGCTCTTCTTCAGCATTAGATCCAGTTATCTCAATATTTTACTGTGTGGTACCACCAATCATGAATCCACTGATCTACAGCATGAGAAATAGTGAACTCAAAATGGCCTTCTGGAAGCTATTTCTCAATATCTGTCCACATTCCTTATGCAAAAATAATTCTCAAATTTAG
- the LOC139155403 gene encoding olfactory receptor 14A16-like — protein MENQSRVGEFLLHGFSDTEELRILHIITFFVIYLVALIENLIIITIILYSHQLHSPMYFFLANLSFQDLGSISVTVPKSMLNSLMNTETISNSGCFCQVFFFVFFVMSHLFLLVVMAYDRYVAICNPLHYEMVMNKKVCIQMITIAWMGGLFYSALYIGNLSTVEFCSRIINQFFCEIPQLLKISCSDSYIVEEKALIFGSCIGFILFALIVFSYVKIFREVLKIPSTQGKQKAFSTCLPHLTVICLFIVSGMFAYLRPTHSSPSTSALLISLFYSVVPPLINPLIYSIRSHELKMEFWKLIFRTCSNPFCKNNSQFQLHL, from the coding sequence ATGGAAAACCAATCAAGAGTTGGTGAATTCCTTCTGCACGGATTCTCTGACACTGAAGAGCTACGAATACTTCATATCAtcactttttttgtaatttatttggTGGCTCTCATTGAGAATCTCATTATCATTACTATCATTCTTTATAGCCACCAACTTCACTCACCCATGTATTTTTTCCTAGCAAATTTATCCTTCCAAGATCTTGGCTCCATCTCTGTCACAGTTCCCAAGTCCATGCTGAATTCTTTGATGAACACCGAAACTATTTCTAACTCTGGATGTTTCTGTCaagttttcttctttgttttctttgtaatgtCTCATCTCTTTCTCCTAGTTGTCATGGCATATGATCGTTATGTAGCCATCTGCAATCCTTTACACTACGAGATGGTAATGAACAAAAAAGTTTGCATCCAAATGATAACCATTGCATGGATGGGTGGCCTTTTCTACTCAGCTCTCTATATTGGAAATTTATCTACAGTGGAGTTCTGTTCCAGAATTATCAATCAGTTTTTCTGTGAAATTCCTCAATTGCTCAAGATCTCTTGCTCTGACTCTTACATTGTAGAAGAAAAGGCACTTATCTTTGGTTCTTGTATAGGATTCATTCTTTTTGCTCTGATTGTTTTTTCATATGTTAAGATTTTTAGAGAAGTTTTGAAAATCCCATCTACTCAAGGAAAGCAAAAAGCCTTCTCTACTTGTTTGCCTCATCTTACAGTCATTTGTCTGTTTATTGTTAGTGGTATGTTTGCATACCTGAGGCCTACACACAGTTCTCCATCAACATCAGctctcttgatttctttgttCTACAGTGTGGTACCACCACTCATAAACCCTCTGATTTATAGCATAAGGAGCCATGAGCTCAAAATGGAATTCTGGAAACTAATTTTCCGTACATGTTCAAATCCCTTCTGCAAAAATAATTCTCAGTTTCAGCTTCACTTATAA
- the LOC139155404 gene encoding olfactory receptor 14A16-like has product MENQSRVGEFLLRGFPDIEGLRILHIITFLVIYLVALTENLTIITVIIFSHQLHSPMYFFLANLSFQDLGSISITIPKSLLNSLMKTETISYSGCLCQIFFFVFFIMSHLFLLGVMAYDRYVAICHPLHYEMTMNKKACIQMATNAWMAGLFYSTLYTANLFMVQFCSRIINQFFCDIPQLLHISCSDSYFIEFWTLIFGSCLGFIEFALIAFSYVQIFRAVFKIPSSQGKQKAFSTCLPHLVVICLFTVGGTLAYFSPKSITSSALYRFISVFYCVAPPLLNPLVYSMRNKELKMAFWKQILNICPNSLCPNHSWF; this is encoded by the coding sequence ATGGAAAATCAATCAAGAGTAGGTGAATTCCTTCTGCGTGGATTCCCTGACATTGAGGGACTAAGAATACTTCATATCATCACTTTTTTAGTAATTTATTTGGTGGCACTCACTGAAAATCTCACTATTATTACTGTCATTATTTTCAGCCATCAACTTCACTCacccatgtatttttttttagctAACCTATCCTTCCAAGATCTTGGCTCCATCTCTATCACAATTCCTAAATCACTACTGAACTCTTTGATGAAAACTGAAACTATTTCTTATTCTGGGTGTCTTTGTcaaattttcttttttgttttctttataatGTCTCATCTCTTCCTCCTTGGTGTCATGGCATATGATCGTTATGTAGCCATCTGCCATCCATTACATTATGAGATGACAATGAACAAAAAAGCCTGCATCCAAATGGCAACCAATGCATGGATGGCTGGTCTTTTCTACTCTACACTGTATACTGCAAATTTGTTCATGGTGCAGTTTTGTTCCAGAATCATCAATCAATTCTTCTGTGACATTCCTCAATTACTCCATATCTCCTGCTCAGACTCATACTTCATCGAATTCTGGACACTCATCTTTGGTTCTTGTTTAGGATTCATTGAGTTTGCTCTAATTGCTTTTTCTTATGTGCAGATCTTTAGAGCAGTTTTTAAAATCCCATCCTCTCAAGGAAAACAAAAGGCTTTCTCTACTTGCCTACCTCATCTCGTAGTCATTTGTCTGTTTACAGTAGGTGGTACCCTTGCCTATTTCAGTCCAAAATCTATCACCTCTTCAGCCTTATATCGATTTATatctgtattttactgtgtggCACCACCACTGTTAAACCCCCTAGTTTATAGCATGAGGAATAAGGAACTCAAAATGGCATTCTGGAAACAAATTCTCAATATTTGTCCTAATTCTTTGTGCCCAAATCATTCTTGGTTTTAA